CGGCTCCCCTCTCTCCCGCTATCCGGCATGGGTGCAGCGGACGGCTGAGACCGCTGGCTCCGCTTCTCGCCGAGGCGGGACAGGACTTCGGCTCTTTCCGTAGGCTCGGCCACTTTCCCTGACCTTCGCTTGCGGAACCAGGCATACACCCTCGCCCGCCACTGATCCGGCAGCTGCAGCCGGCGAGCCGCTACATCCAGCGGCCACAGGAGAGCCGCCAGCATCAGCAGCCACTCCCCGATGGGCTGCGTCTCCCATTTGGACGGGAGATTGCCGGAGAAGACCTCTTCCGGTCGGGAGATTCGCGTCCCTCCGCCTGTGGCGAGCCACTCCTCCATCCGCTGCTCTCCCCCCTGCTGCAAGCCGAACTCGGGCGAGTAGGAGACGCTGAGCCCCGTCGTTTGCCCGGCGACGACCTGGCCGTTTGCTTTTTCCGACACCTGGATCAGATAACTGCCCGGTTCGGCAGCCTGGAAGCTCCCCTCCAGCACGCCGGGGGCAATTGGCTTGAGGCGCACCGTTTCCCTTTGCATGGCTTGATTGACGACGACGGCCTCCAGCTCTGAAGGCAGCTTCTCTCCCTTCGGCAGCGAGACGGTCACCGCTCCACGAGAGCCGTCGAGCCTGGTCTCTACCTGCCAGCGGCCGGGCGTGACCTGAGGCAGCGTCCAGCCGACGATATCCGTCCAGAGTCTGCTGTTTCCCGGCCAGGCGACCCAGTCCGGCGCCCACTTCCCTTCGAGATCGCTGGTCCAGGCGACCGCGCGGCCCAATCCGTACTGCCAGCGGCTGAGAATCGGATCGGCGTCCTGACTGAGCAGGAGCACCTCGGCCGTCTGTTTGATCGTCGCAGCCACATACGCCCGCATGAGCGGCAGCGGCTGGCGCAGGGCCGCCCAGTCGGCAGAGCCGGTCCGGCCCGGCACCTGCGGTTTTTCCACGATAAAGGTGCGGCTGGCGAGCGCCGTCTCTTTGCTGAAAATCTTGGGGATGGAGGCGGCGTCACCCGCAAAATAGTACCGTCCTTTTCCCCACTTGGCGATCTCCTCCAACAGGCCAATGTCCGCGTCATCACCCACAGCGACCGTGGAGACCGTAATGTTTTCGCCGGAGAGCTGCTGAAGCAGGCCCTGGTAGTCGTCGTCTCTTCCGGACTGTCCGTCTGTCAGGAGAATGATGTGTTTCCGCTTGGTTTTCATTGTTTTGATCCGCTCGGAAGCCATCAGCAGGGCAGGAAAGATATCGGTGCCGCCGTCGGCGAAAATCCGCCCGATCTGCCCTTGGATTTCGCTGCGCTTGGCTACTTTTTGCGGCGGCACTACTTCCCAGGGCATCCCGTCAAAGGCGATGACGCCGATTTCATCCTGGGGACCCAGCATGGTGGTGGCACGGATCGCCGCTTCCTTGGCCAGCTCCATTTTATCGACGCCGTAGGCATCGGCTGACATGCTCCCGGATTTGTCGATGACCAGCATCAGCCCGAGGGACGGCAGCTCCTCCTTTCCGCGCAAATCCATATGCACAGGGAGCGCCTCCTCGATCGGCGTTTGAAACCAGCCGCCCATCCCGAA
This sequence is a window from Brevibacillus composti. Protein-coding genes within it:
- a CDS encoding VWA domain-containing protein; its protein translation is MGIDVQQPWLLLLLLPAIFAVIQWWRGQHQMPVSRKSVIVAIRTAVFCLLILALAGIQLLYPVRAETVVFVYDRSASIKDDAHLLDFMKKAVENKRAEDQYGIVATGAGAAVDQPLTINGQVQAVGVEVNRHATNLAEGIRLAQAMIPSEARGKIVLLTDGLDTEGDTAREVKLARERGIVVESALFEQPQGAEVVLSAVQVPDRLYAGEEYTMKVDVDSTLATRATLRLYEGNREAGALVVQVEKGKNRYLFSQKAISEGFHRYRVEIEPEQDTVQANNQAFAYTQVAGAPKILVLEGHPGAAQNLVGALEAAEIQVDVKEAALLPKELDGYKEYASIVLADLSATSISEADMERIRTAVRDLGVGLIMTGGSEGFGMGGWFQTPIEEALPVHMDLRGKEELPSLGLMLVIDKSGSMSADAYGVDKMELAKEAAIRATTMLGPQDEIGVIAFDGMPWEVVPPQKVAKRSEIQGQIGRIFADGGTDIFPALLMASERIKTMKTKRKHIILLTDGQSGRDDDYQGLLQQLSGENITVSTVAVGDDADIGLLEEIAKWGKGRYYFAGDAASIPKIFSKETALASRTFIVEKPQVPGRTGSADWAALRQPLPLMRAYVAATIKQTAEVLLLSQDADPILSRWQYGLGRAVAWTSDLEGKWAPDWVAWPGNSRLWTDIVGWTLPQVTPGRWQVETRLDGSRGAVTVSLPKGEKLPSELEAVVVNQAMQRETVRLKPIAPGVLEGSFQAAEPGSYLIQVSEKANGQVVAGQTTGLSVSYSPEFGLQQGGEQRMEEWLATGGGTRISRPEEVFSGNLPSKWETQPIGEWLLMLAALLWPLDVAARRLQLPDQWRARVYAWFRKRRSGKVAEPTERAEVLSRLGEKRSQRSQPSAAPMPDSGREGSRAATRRADSGGKPGLSPVGRSTADRSGDTSSANSVNSANSANSANSADPQSETINRLLAAKKRKQK